CATGAGCTGGATTTGATCTGTTGTTAATTACCGTTGCACTGAGTATCTGTACATCTGATTGTACACATTTCAAGTTCGTTCTCTGCATGTTTTTGTCCACACCCTTTCTAATAGTTCTCCACTCCCCTGAGTTTTCTTTCCACAGAGGTGAGAAGGGAGGGGCGGCCAGACATTTCAGGAGAGAACCTCGTGGGTCCTGGCAGTCTGTGCATTCGTCCGTCAGGAGGATTATCTCGGAGGTCAGCCATGGCTCTGGCAGGTCTGGCGGTGACCCTGTTCTTCGGTGTGCCTTTCTGCACAGCAGCAGGACAGAGTAAGTCCAGACTTCTATtcaagttgttttttaattctagTTGCTGCGAGATCAGAGTTACAGAGCTGTGTGGAAGAACATTGTCCTCAAGTCCAGACAGATGACCGTATTACCTACGGAAGGAAGAAGCCACAAATGGTCCGACAAGCACAGGGATGAATTTCATCAGTAATGTTTTAATATAACTGTTTAATGTTtcacacaaaaaatgtaatatcatAGTGAGTGTTTTGATGTCAATAAGAGATGCTGAGCAACagaccatttttaaaaacaattggtaGATTTGGGATAACATTATTGGTTCCTGTTCAGAATGTCTCGGACTCTTGTGCGACAGTGGAATAGCAGGAATTATAGCAGACGATTATGGTTAAGCTTTGGTTTCAGGGTGTTTTCTTGCCGTGAAACAGACCAAAGATCTGATCGTAACAGAGTTGGCAGGAGGAGGAAGTGTAATTGGGCCAAATTAATTTGTGCACAGACTGCTCTCCACGATCAGCTTGTATCAGCAACATTAACATGAAAGGAGTGAGTTTCTGGGGAAAGACAAGTGTGGACTAAATATTCTGAGGTACGAAACTTCTGTCTGTCTCCCAGAAATCACCTTTACAGAAATTCTCATTAGCTGATAGACTTTGGATGCAGTTTCTATAAACTCAACGTATTTCTACATGGTTATTTGACAAGCCCGATCTAACATTAGTCTCATTTCCAAATGATCTCTATCTGCGCCATCTGAGTGAGGATTTCTAATACACTTGTGCACTAATACTGCCACAGCCCTAGCGACATGTCTCTGCCTGCTCCTGATGACACCCGTTTGACTTGAAGTTCTCCCCTAGCACTCCTCTGAATtgttatttgtatacattaatcATTACATATGAGCTGTTTCTGAATGTATCCTGTTCAACAGGAATTGGTACACATGTCCTCACTGACACAGACTCCCAGAAAGAGCAATTCAGATAGTCAACCTAGTCCAGTGATGTGTCGGTCCGTGAGTGTTACCCAGGGTGGGTTCCAGCCGGGACGTGCAGAGACGCACAAAACAGGCAAACCTCCCCCCATTGAGTGGTGCTACAGGAGTACACTCTCAGGCACAAGAGACGGGAGTTTGGGGATATTCGATGCTTAATAAATGTTTGGGGGTCAGCGGATCAAGGTGGTAGGGTGTACTGGTAAAGGTCAATCAAAAACAGTAGCAGAGTCTACCGGACTGTATTGATATGCGTTTCAGGCTAGAAAGGCCTCATTTCTTTTGTGTTGTCCCTTCCAAACAAGGgcattattttgaaatgcaccccttattttttattttttattttttatttttttcaacaaCTTGTCTGCTCTgtctttttatataattttgataAATATGCCATTACACTGTATACTTCCTGTGTTTCACCAAATGTGTTAATTAGAAGGTGCATCTCTTCAAATAGTGAAATTACATAGTATCTATTATTGTTTATGCATATGGAACATAAATGTGATAAATTGAAACAACAAATAACTGCACATGTTATAACTGCACCCACGGCTCTTCGCAGTCACTGCAGTGAACTATGTGCCCGAGATCACGCCCTACAAAATGGCAGGACGGGTCACCAGCAGTACAGTAACTGTGAAGCAGCCGACGTGCTACTTTGAAAACCTGTCCAACATGCCCTGCACCCCGGACCAGTGTCAGGTGTGGCTGGTCGCTGCCGTGGGCTCCGGTAGGTAGACCTTCACCTCTCCTTTCAGCAACAGTGTGAGAGCGTTAGGTTTATATTGGGTTAAATTCATTTTTATCTTGAATACCATCTTCCCATAGTTGGTTTCCTCAACATCACTCTTGCTCAGGGGCGTAGGTTTTATTTCAGAATTGGGAGGGGGGTGCGGTCAACACTGAGAGGGACGCATCCCCTACGCCTGTGGAGATGGGCATACATTATTGGAGGGGGCaagttctctcaacattggggaGGACGCATCCCCCTCGTCCCCTACTAAACCTGCACCTCTGCTCTTACTTATTCTAAGAGGGTCCCCAGCATTACACTGCCCTGATAGGCCCTGTGTCAGGAGACCTGTTCACCCGAGTGACCCAGCTTTGAGGAGCACTTCGTGTCTTCTGCCCATCACAAGGGAGGGATGAAGTTCTGGGGTGACTGTTGTGCTTGAGAAGTGGGGCTTCGAGCCCAGCGCTCCCCAGTGGCAGCTCAGTGAGAGGAGCCCAGCTTTGATAATACCGACAACTTTTTCTTCCTAAGTTCATCGGTGACGAGAGGATCTAGTTGGAAACTTGCAATCTCAGAAATCCGTCTCCGATAAAGACAGACCTGTCTCCCAGAAATGTCACTTCTGTTCACAGGAACCAATAACTTTGATGCAGACAAGCTGCAATCAAGTTTCAACATCCTCAGTGCATCTCCTTATCCAACTGCTTTCACTGGCAACCCTCCGAAGAACTACTTTCTCACTGAAGTGGGAGTCCAGAAGGCCTTCCCCTGCCAGCAGCCCTTCGGGATCCTGTACTTCAGGGTCGGCGACCAAGGGAACTGTAGCACCCCCAACTGCAACGGCATCCTTCCAGCCGGCTCCACAGTCAGGTAAAGCTCTCCTCTCCGGCAGTGTAACCATTACAGAACACGACCACAGCACCTTTACAGCACGTGCCTGGACACCGCTGTTGTACTGCTCACATACGAAGCAACACAATATACATTTCTAGACAACTTCAGCGCTCCGATCAAACACAACAGTGGGAGTCTGCATGCTGTGTGAAGTCATTTCCCTCATGACTGAGGCCTTCTTCAAAGCCACCTGCTTTCTTCGGCTGCACCTCGTTCCTCTCGGCTCAAGGTGGTCATGCACTCTGCTTATTGAAACCACTTAACAAACTCAGAATACAATGAGGATTCAGGATTTACATTTTTAGCTTTTGTTTGCATGGGGTTTTACTGTAACCTTGATAACTGCAATGCATTGATTGTATACATCCTTTCACAGTGTGAAATATGTTCTTGTTGACCCAAGAAGAAACAATGTCTCCAGTGAAACTCCATGGTCCAAAAGTATCACTCTGTATACTTGTAAGTACCGTCTACCTGCTGTTATTTCTATGCATCTGTAGACAGCTGTAGTCAGAAGTCCTGACACCCTTCCTTTAAATATGTGTTTGctgaaataatgattttatatGTTCTGACATGGCTAATTACAATAGATGATTTAACGGTAATTGGGTAAACTGTATCACATTCACTATATTCCTCACCCCCCATCAGCATTAGCCATGGTCTGCCCATCCTCTCGTGTCTTTGTGTCCACAGTGAAGGACCCGGCCTCTCTCGATGACGGGATCGGGGAGCGCTCTGCAGGAATGATAGTCATCACCTCCATTCTGAGTGTTTTACTCGCCCTGCTGCTTCTGATGCTCTGCACTGGCCTAATCTATGCCAAGTGAGTTTCCATAACATTGAGTTCTCCAAACCCAAGCACTCTGTATTCTGTAAGGCAAACTCAAGTGAAATGTGTTCTTGGTTTGAAATGCCTATGAAGGATCAGCTGTTAACCGTAATTTGTGTGAAAGGTTTTACGTGTGAACTGAATTGTCGAGTTTTGTCGGTCTGTCTTTGCAGCAGGGGCAAGTTGTGCCAGCAGTACAAGAGCACCCCCTACCCCACTCTGGGCTCCTTACGGCTGAAGAAGTACGACACTCACCAGCTGAAGAACCCTGTTGCCTACAATCAACAGACTTTCCAAAATGAGGTCAAGAAGTACAGTGATCCCGAGGTGCCAACCAAGTACTCGTATTCCAACGTCTCTCCACAGTCTCTGGGCTCCCTTAATGCCCAGAGATATGAACACAACAATCTGAAAGATGACGGCCGCTACGCAAACCCCCTGTGACCACAACAGGCATGTCTGTAAGAACGGGGCCTTTGATTTAACAATCATTTATAGGATGATTGGGATTAATGTCCAGCGTTCTGATGAATCGGGAGATTATCTGAGCTGTAGTGTTTCCTTAAACTGCACATTAAACCTCAGACACGTTCAGTTGTTATTCTTCCTTGACATGTTTTAATTCCAATcatgtgaatatatatacatttgtgtaaaatATGCAATGCATTATATAAGAGACAAACTGAAAAGGAACCTAAGAAAGTtacaataaatgtttaaatgaagGCGAAATGTAATGACAAACAAGTGAGAGTGAAAAAC
This sequence is a window from Amia ocellicauda isolate fAmiCal2 chromosome 22, fAmiCal2.hap1, whole genome shotgun sequence. Protein-coding genes within it:
- the LOC136718247 gene encoding uroplakin-3b-like protein 1, translating into MALAGLAVTLFFGVPFCTAAGQITAVNYVPEITPYKMAGRVTSSTVTVKQPTCYFENLSNMPCTPDQCQVWLVAAVGSGTNNFDADKLQSSFNILSASPYPTAFTGNPPKNYFLTEVGVQKAFPCQQPFGILYFRVGDQGNCSTPNCNGILPAGSTVSVKYVLVDPRRNNVSSETPWSKSITLYTLKDPASLDDGIGERSAGMIVITSILSVLLALLLLMLCTGLIYANRGKLCQQYKSTPYPTLGSLRLKKYDTHQLKNPVAYNQQTFQNEVKKYSDPEVPTKYSYSNVSPQSLGSLNAQRYEHNNLKDDGRYANPL